Part of the Brassica oleracea var. oleracea cultivar TO1000 chromosome C8, BOL, whole genome shotgun sequence genome is shown below.
AAACCCCCCCCATCTCTCCACTTGTTTCATTCATTCATTCATCACCCAACTCTCTCCAAACTTTCTTCTCTCCAACTTTCAATTCCAAGGTTTGTATCTCCTCAATCTTCTTCAATCTCGTTTAGGTTACAAGCTTTGAACTTTCTAGAAATTCGCTGGATTTTAGTTTTCTTGAAACTTTATCTTTGACCCCCTTTTTGCTTTTAGAAGTTTTCAACGAAGAAGAAAGAGTAGTAGAAACGGTCGTTGGCTTGTCTTAGTACAAAAGTACTTAACTTTAATTATAATAGAATCTTAGAAAACGGATAAAGTTACTAGAAACAGAGCTTTTAATTAACATTTTTCTCATATACTATGTGCAGAGTTATAAGAAACAGAGCAACCTCTGTTTTTTTTTCCACAATGGGTCTCCTCGAATACGCCGCCTGTGATGATCTTCCATCGTTCCAGAGAGAGATCGAAGAGAAAGGTCTCGACTTGGACGAGCCAGGGCTCTGGTACTGCAAAAAGCTCGGGTCTAACAAGATGGGTCTCGAACAGAGGACGCCGCTAATGGTTGCTGCCATGTACGGAAGCAAAAAGGTTCTGTCTTTCATCGTTTCCTCCGGAAAATCCGACGTGAACAGAGCTTGCGGCGAAGAGAGAGTCACCGCGCTTCACTGCGCTGTCGCTGGATGCTCTGTGAATATGGTTGAAGTCATCAACGCTTTGCTTGATGCTTCTGCTTCGGCTAGTGCCGTTGATGCTAATGGGAACCATCCTCTGGATCTGTTCGTTAGGGTTTCGAGGTTTGTGGCTTCTCCGAGGAAGAAAGCTGTTGAGATGTTGCTGAGAGGAGGTGGAATGATCAATGAAGCTGTTGAAGAAGAAGAAGAGGTGAAGATAGTGTCTAAGTATCCAGCTGATGCGTCATTACCGGACATAAACGAAGGTGTCTACGGAAGCGATGAGTTTAGGATGTATAGCTTTAAGGTTAAGCCGTGTTCGAGAGCTTACTCTCACGATTGGACGGAGTGTGCCTTTGTTCACCCTGGCGAGAACGCGAGGAGGAGAGATCCGAGGAAGTATCCTTACACTTGTGTCCCCTGTCCTGAGTTCCGCAAAGGGTCTTGTCCTAAAGGAGATTCTTGCGAGTACGCTCACGGCGTTTTCGAGTCGTGGCTTCACCCTGCTCAGTACAAGACGCGGCTTTGTAAAGATGAGACGGGTTGCGCGAGGAAAGTCTGTTTCTTTGCTCATAAACGTGAGGAGATGAGACCGGTTAATGCTTCGACTGGCTCTGCTTTGTCTCAATCTCCGCTGGAGATGATGCCTGGTTTGTACTCTTCAGGTGCTGCGACACGTCCCGTCTCTCCGATGAGTAGTAGTGTTGGTTCTTCTCCGAGAAACGGTGGGTCATGGCAGAACAGAGTTAATTCTCTGTCTCCACCTACTCTGCATCTCAATGGTGGAAGTAGATTGAAATCTACACTGAGTGCTAGAGACATGGATATGGAGATGGAGTTGGAGATGAGACTTAGAGGTTTCAACAATGTTGAAGAGACTTTTGGGTCTTATGTCTCCTCCCCAAGTAGGAACTCTCAGATGAGCCACCAGCATTACCCTTCTTCACCGGTAAGGCAGCAACAGCCTCCTCCTCACCACTTTGACTCTTCAGCAGCTGTGGCAGCTGCAGTGATGAACGCGAGATCATCTGCCTTTGCGAAACGCAGCTTGAGTTTCAAACCTCAAGTAGCATCATCGCCATCGAATCTCTCGGATTGGGGATCGCCGAGTGGGAAGCTGGACTGGGGAGTGCAAGGAGATGAGCTGAGTAAGATGAGAAGAAGTGTTTCATTTGGAATCCATGGAGACAACAACGGTAACAATGCAGGGAGAGATTATAGGAACGAGCCAGATGTTTCTTGGGTTAACTCTTTGGTTAAAGACAGTGTTGTGTCTGAGAGAGGCTTTGGGATGAATGAGAGGGTGAGGATAATGTCTTGGGCTGAGCAGATGTACAGAGAGAAGGAGCAGACTGTGGTGTAAACACACACACAGAGAAACTTGTTTATTCTTTAATCTTTGGTTACTTTTTTAATTGTTGCTGTTAGTATATGATTTGTAGTCACTATGAGATAGAAAGATAACTGGACTAATAGCTTATTAGTCTCTCTATATTTGTCATTTTTTCTTGTAATTTCGAACTATGAAATGAT
Proteins encoded:
- the LOC106311917 gene encoding zinc finger CCCH domain-containing protein 47 is translated as MGLLEYAACDDLPSFQREIEEKGLDLDEPGLWYCKKLGSNKMGLEQRTPLMVAAMYGSKKVLSFIVSSGKSDVNRACGEERVTALHCAVAGCSVNMVEVINALLDASASASAVDANGNHPLDLFVRVSRFVASPRKKAVEMLLRGGGMINEAVEEEEEVKIVSKYPADASLPDINEGVYGSDEFRMYSFKVKPCSRAYSHDWTECAFVHPGENARRRDPRKYPYTCVPCPEFRKGSCPKGDSCEYAHGVFESWLHPAQYKTRLCKDETGCARKVCFFAHKREEMRPVNASTGSALSQSPLEMMPGLYSSGAATRPVSPMSSSVGSSPRNGGSWQNRVNSLSPPTLHLNGGSRLKSTLSARDMDMEMELEMRLRGFNNVEETFGSYVSSPSRNSQMSHQHYPSSPVRQQQPPPHHFDSSAAVAAAVMNARSSAFAKRSLSFKPQVASSPSNLSDWGSPSGKLDWGVQGDELSKMRRSVSFGIHGDNNGNNAGRDYRNEPDVSWVNSLVKDSVVSERGFGMNERVRIMSWAEQMYREKEQTVV